The Chitinophaga sp. H8 region TATATGATACTATCTACGCAGACCTTGATTTTGCTGCGACCAATCTACAATTGCCTACTGTTATGGGGGCTGCTAACTATGGGAGGATTTCGCGTACGGCAGTATGGGCAGTTGAATCGAGGGCGGCGCTCTTTGCAGGAACATGGAATAAGTTTCACAACATGGGTGAATGGCGTAAACACCTGGAACGATCAAAGAATGCAGCTGAAAAAATTATGCAATCTGGTGAGCATTCACTTTATACCGGTGGTTATTTTAATCTGTATCAATACCAGGCGGAAGGAATGAACAATAAGGAGAATGTTATGGTAAGGCGTTATGGTTCAAACGATGCTGATATCATCAGCTACCACAATGTACCTATGGCAATGGTTTCCGGTGGTGTTATAAATCCAACCAAATACCTTGTTGATGCTTATTTGATGAAAGATGGATTACCCATTGATAAATCACCACTTTATAAAACACCGGATTCAATCATCCAGGTTTTTGATAACAGGGATAAGAGATTGAGTGAAACAGTGATGAAAAGAGGTGATAACTTTAGCCTTACTGCCAAGTTTGTTGTTTCTACCCATTCTACAGGATATACCTACAGGAAATTTGTAATTCAGGAGGATATGGGTAAATCCAGATCTTATATAGATTATACGATCATTCGCTATGCAGAAGTGTTGCTGAATTATGCTGAGGCTAAATATGAATTGGACGGAGGTATTTCAGATGCAGATCTGAACCGTACAATCAACCTGTTGCGCGATCGTGGTGAAGTGGCTCACCTTACAAATGCATTTGCCACTGCAAATGCACTGAACCTGCGGGAAGAGATCAGAAGAGAGCGCAGAGTGGAATTATCTATGGAAGGCTTTCGTTACTGGGATCTTTTACGCTGGAAAACGGCTGAGGTTGAACTTCCAAGACCTGTATTGGGTGCTTATTTCTTTAAAGAGGAATACCTGGCTTTAGGATACGCATGGAACCCGAATGTGAATGCGGGAAACTTTATCATGCCTGAATCCGGGGATATGCGAACTTTCATTCCGCAAAGAGACTACCTATGGCCATTGCCACTTACGGAATTAAGTATGAATCCCAATCTTGTACAAAATCCTAACTGGAACTAGTAAAATTATAAGAGATGAAGAAATTAGGTTTTCTATTATCAGCATCAGTAATCCTTGTCACAGCATGCATCACAAGCTGTAAAAAGTCTGCTGATATTAACAGCAGTATCCAGCCTAAAGTGGATAGTGTTAATAATATTACCCTCATCACATACACCAATGTTAAACTGGGAGGGAGTGATAGTGTTTTGCTTAGCCGGGGCCGGGGCTTGGCGGCTGCAGTATCTTATGCATACAGGTATCTGGTGGGTGGATCATCCAGTATTGATCTCATATTTGATCAGGGTAAATTTTGGAATACAGATCCCATTGCTGGTAATGCGTTTACAGGAGGTAAGTTTTTGCTTACCAATCTTACAGCGGCAGAGTTTGATGCAGTCAAATCAAAAACCGCATTGGAAGCATATGGGTTCAAGGCTACTGAGGATGCGGTTCCGCTAACAGCAGGTAAAGTGATATTCGTTCGTACAAAAGAGGGATATAATTGCCTGGTTAAGATCATAACGCTCTTTCCGCCATCAGGTAGTGTCACCTTTGATTATAAGATGGCAGTGCTGTAAGAAACTTTAAAAAACATTTTCATTTTAATTTATTCATTATGAATAGGAAAGTATTTACGCTGGCTATCGTTACCGTATTTGCCTGGTTTGCACTCCCGGGATGTAAAAAGGATAAAGTGGAAGACCTGATCCTACTGGACTCATATGATGAAGTATGGCTTGGTGGATGGGATGGTGCTAATGGTAGTGGCCTTGATACGGATAATGGACAGGTGTACGGATATGGCTCTTTAAAGGGAGCGAGTCGTTTTGTGGATATATTCTTCGATCGTTCTGCCTTTTTTAGTTACGATGCAGATGGAAGTGAATTGCCGGATGTAGGAACAAGGTTTGCACCTACAAGTTTTACGACTGCACAATTTGATGCCATGGTGAATGATAAGGACTTCAGGTTCCTGGAGCCAAAGGCGGTAACTGATTCCATCAGGTTTGCGTTGAATGATGTTGTGTTATTTAAAACCCGATTGGGAAAGAAGGGGCTCATCAAGATTATTTCGATGACCAGTCCAACCGGTGATTTAAAATGTGCGCTCAAAACGCAGGAGCGTTAGAAAGAACCAGGAAAAATAATTTATAATGAGAGCAATTACCCAGAGTTTGACATTATTGTTGCTTGTTTTCTTTAAACCTATCATGAATAAAGGATTTTCCCAGAATCATGTAAAGTTCGAAGATTGCGGCGTATGGCTGGTGTCTGATACATTAACTATAGGCAATTCAAAGATTGAAAGAAGATTTCTCTGGAATAATGGCAATCTGATCTCCCTTGACATTACAAACCGGCAAACAGGGAAGAAAACGGTGTTGGAGAACAGTAATACTGATTTTTCTTTGCCAGGTAAGATGCATACTAAAGAAGGGGCAGGTGTGCTGGAAACAAAGATCAGAAGGGAAGAAGATTTCAGTCAGCGCAGGTTAGATGTGATAGTTCTTACAAAGGTAAATGCTCTTGAAGTTAAAAGGGTATTCCGGATCTATCCGGGAATACCTGCTATTGCATGTGATTATTATTTCAAAGGTGAAATGGACAGTTCTGTTCAGCTTCGGATATCCAGCCCCGGAGACCTGGTGAATGTTGAGAATATTTCAGAAGTGAATAAGGAGCAGCTTCCAGTAATGCGTCTTGACAGACTGGGTTTATCCGGTAACCATTGGAAAGTAAGGGCAGTACAATTTTTTGATATAACAGATCGGCATACAACTACTGTAAAATTCACGGACCAGATGGCCTATATTTTTGGGAACCAGCTGGTCGGCAATCTTTTATTGATAAACAATGGAATAGGTAAGGAAGGGCTCTTCTGGTTAAAGGAGGCCCCCTCACCTTCCGTTCAGCACGCTTATCCGGGGTTTGATTTTTCCGTAAAAACCGGCTCCTTTCAATTGACTGGTGCCGGTATTGAAAGAAAAGATATCAGTCCGTTCCGATGGGTAAGAGGGTATGGCTTTGTAATTGGTGTGAGTGATGGTTCCGAAAATGGTCAGGTGATTGCGTTACGGGAGTATCAGCAGTGTATCAGGAAATATATTCCCGCCAGAGATGATATGGTGATGATGAACACATGGGGAGAAAGAGGAGAAGGTGAAAATTTAAATGAGGCTTTTGCATTGAATGAGATCCGCACTGCTTCAAAGCTGGGCGTGAATGTATTTCAGCTCGATGCCGGCTGGTACCAGGGAGGGACAAAAAATATGGATTCTTTCTGGCTTCCTCATAAAGAGAAATTCCCCAATGGGTTGGCTCCATTGATAGCCGATGGTCGTAAAAGCAATGTAGAGATCAGCCTTTGGTATGAGCCGGATCCGGAAAATGATTATGCTCACTGGGAAAGAGATGCCGGAATTCTTACCCGGATATATAATAAATATGGCATTAAGATCTTTAAGATAGATGGTGTGCAGATCATCTCAAAAGAAGGGGAGGTCAATTTCCGGAAGTTTCTCGATTCTGTTCTAAACGCCACTGATAATAAAGTGTTCTTTAATATTGATATCACCGCGGGAAGGAGGAATGGGTATCATTATTTTAATGAATACGGTAATTTGTTTCTTGAAAACAGGTATACAGACTGGGGCAATTATTACCCCTATCAGACGTTGCGGAATACCTGGAACCTTTCGAAGTATTTCCCCTTGCAGAAACTATTGGTGGAATTCCTGAATACAGATAGGAACAGGGATCAGTATCCTCCTGGCGACATTTTTGCGCCTGCGAACATCCCATTTGAGTATACTTTTGCCATTACGATGATGGCCCAACCGCTTGCCTGGCTGGAAGCACACCGCCTATCATCTGAACAGCTAAATATAGCTCCTGTAGTAACCACATACAGGAAGTATCAGCATGACATTCACAGTGGTAGTATTTTTCCAATAGGGCAGGAGCCTGATGGGCAATCCTGGACAGGATTTCAGTCCATTCAGCAGGGAAGAGGTTATATTATTGTGTATAGGGAAAATAATAATAGTAGTGCTGCTTTTCTCAAAACTTTTTTTGCAATGGGTACAAAAGTAAGTTTCCGCCCGCTGATTGGTAAAGGGAAGCCGTTTGTTGCAGTGGCAGGAGATGATGGGCGGATAAGGTTCTCCCTTCCGTCGCTGAATAGCTATGCTTTATATGAGTACAAAATTCAGTGATGAGATAATAGGAGCAGGTGATTATTTTTAGATCATTAAAAATGAAAATATGCGTAGCAAAAATTGGAGCAGGCGGTCTTTTATCCAACAAAGTGCAATATTGGGAGCTGGATTAGGCATGTTGCCTTTGGTTTCATGGAAAACACCTGAAAGTAGCGATTTTGTGCAATTTATATCCCCGATCGATGGTGATATGTTGCACGCAGGAGATGGTGTTGTGGTTAATGTGAAAGTTGCGCCAGTTGCAGCAGAAAAAGTGAATTTATCCATTAATAATATACCCGCTAAAGAGGAAAACGGTGTTTATTCCGCCGATATCACACTGAAGGACTTTGAGAATAAGATCAGGGTGAAGGATACACTTACCGGTCGGAAAAGCACTATTACTGTTTTCTATCTGCGTAAACTTAATCATCAATACAGGTTGTCTATTGATGATGCTATTTGGTTCCTGAAGGATATTCATCTCAATGCAGCTGTTTATTCATCTATTTTTGAGAACTCCTTTATGGGCTTGTTGCGCAGCCTGCATGAAACATACGGGACAAAGGTGCATATCAATCTGTTTTATGAAACGGATAACTTTAATCTGTCTCAAATGACAGATAAGTTCAAAAAGGAATGGAAAGATAATTCGGATTGGATAAGGTTGAGTGTACATGCAAAAGCTGAATTTCCGGATGATCCTTATATGCATGCAGATTACGGAGAGATGTATCGTGACTGTCATGCGATCAGGACCCAGATAGCGCGTTTTGCAGGAAAGGAAGTAATGGACAATACCACCACGCTTCACTGGGGGCAGGTACCTGTTGAGGTTTGTAGAGCTTTGAGAGATGAAGGATATAAGATACAGGTATGTGATTTCAATGTAGATAATAATTTGCCGCCCTGTTCTTATTACCTGGATGTTCCTCACAGGCGGCATATCAATAAAAGATTCATCTGGAGGGATAACCGGGAAAAGATAATTTTTGTGAAAAGCAGTATTATCATTGATACAGTAAAGTTGCCGTTGATAAAAGAGTTTCTGGATAGTTACGGTGAGAATAATATTACACCACCGTATGTGGACCTCCTTGTGCACGAACAGTATTTTTATCCATTCTATAAAAACTATCAAATAGATTATCGGGAGAAATTAACGGCCGCTATTGAATGGGCACAACAACATAATTACACCCCATGTTTCATCAGTGAATGTATTATTTAGAAAGTAAAATGGACATGAAAGATCAACAGGAGAAGTTCGTTATTGAAAACGAAGGGAAGGTAGATTCACCTGCATTATTAGTGTATCCTGAGTATATCAGCAGAAATATTTCAGCAATTATAGAACTTATAGGAGATGTAAATAGGATTCGGCCGCATGTGAAGACAGATAAGATGTCTGAGATTGTCCAATTAATGAGGAATGCAGGCATTAATAAATACAAATGCGCAACTATTGCCGAAGCAGAAATGCTAGGGATGATGGGGGTTAA contains the following coding sequences:
- a CDS encoding RagB/SusD family nutrient uptake outer membrane protein, with the translated sequence MKYIKCLILAVVLFGAVSCSVDRVPETQLSDATFWLSENDLNSAANYLYTFLPSIPLYEDNMSIDGFAVEPNSISNGTRTVPNWDDYYTNSYKLIRAACNIIAKAPKAVSAGIDPGIVNKYVAEAKFFRAWAYYNLVKRYGDVILVTTPLASDAKELTAARTNREIVYDTIYADLDFAATNLQLPTVMGAANYGRISRTAVWAVESRAALFAGTWNKFHNMGEWRKHLERSKNAAEKIMQSGEHSLYTGGYFNLYQYQAEGMNNKENVMVRRYGSNDADIISYHNVPMAMVSGGVINPTKYLVDAYLMKDGLPIDKSPLYKTPDSIIQVFDNRDKRLSETVMKRGDNFSLTAKFVVSTHSTGYTYRKFVIQEDMGKSRSYIDYTIIRYAEVLLNYAEAKYELDGGISDADLNRTINLLRDRGEVAHLTNAFATANALNLREEIRRERRVELSMEGFRYWDLLRWKTAEVELPRPVLGAYFFKEEYLALGYAWNPNVNAGNFIMPESGDMRTFIPQRDYLWPLPLTELSMNPNLVQNPNWN
- a CDS encoding alpha-galactosidase gives rise to the protein MRAITQSLTLLLLVFFKPIMNKGFSQNHVKFEDCGVWLVSDTLTIGNSKIERRFLWNNGNLISLDITNRQTGKKTVLENSNTDFSLPGKMHTKEGAGVLETKIRREEDFSQRRLDVIVLTKVNALEVKRVFRIYPGIPAIACDYYFKGEMDSSVQLRISSPGDLVNVENISEVNKEQLPVMRLDRLGLSGNHWKVRAVQFFDITDRHTTTVKFTDQMAYIFGNQLVGNLLLINNGIGKEGLFWLKEAPSPSVQHAYPGFDFSVKTGSFQLTGAGIERKDISPFRWVRGYGFVIGVSDGSENGQVIALREYQQCIRKYIPARDDMVMMNTWGERGEGENLNEAFALNEIRTASKLGVNVFQLDAGWYQGGTKNMDSFWLPHKEKFPNGLAPLIADGRKSNVEISLWYEPDPENDYAHWERDAGILTRIYNKYGIKIFKIDGVQIISKEGEVNFRKFLDSVLNATDNKVFFNIDITAGRRNGYHYFNEYGNLFLENRYTDWGNYYPYQTLRNTWNLSKYFPLQKLLVEFLNTDRNRDQYPPGDIFAPANIPFEYTFAITMMAQPLAWLEAHRLSSEQLNIAPVVTTYRKYQHDIHSGSIFPIGQEPDGQSWTGFQSIQQGRGYIIVYRENNNSSAAFLKTFFAMGTKVSFRPLIGKGKPFVAVAGDDGRIRFSLPSLNSYALYEYKIQ
- a CDS encoding twin-arginine translocation signal domain-containing protein, with product MRSKNWSRRSFIQQSAILGAGLGMLPLVSWKTPESSDFVQFISPIDGDMLHAGDGVVVNVKVAPVAAEKVNLSINNIPAKEENGVYSADITLKDFENKIRVKDTLTGRKSTITVFYLRKLNHQYRLSIDDAIWFLKDIHLNAAVYSSIFENSFMGLLRSLHETYGTKVHINLFYETDNFNLSQMTDKFKKEWKDNSDWIRLSVHAKAEFPDDPYMHADYGEMYRDCHAIRTQIARFAGKEVMDNTTTLHWGQVPVEVCRALRDEGYKIQVCDFNVDNNLPPCSYYLDVPHRRHINKRFIWRDNREKIIFVKSSIIIDTVKLPLIKEFLDSYGENNITPPYVDLLVHEQYFYPFYKNYQIDYREKLTAAIEWAQQHNYTPCFISECII